From Candidatus Pedobacter colombiensis, one genomic window encodes:
- a CDS encoding DNA polymerase III subunit gamma/tau, giving the protein MENFIVSARKYRPATFETVVGQQHITGTLKNAIKNNQLAQAFLFCGPRGVGKTTCARILAKTINCTNLTPEQEACGTCDSCVSFQTGHSFNFHELDAASNNSVDDIRSLIEQVRIPPQAGKYKIYIIDEVHMLSANAFNAFLKTLEEPPSYAIFILATTEKHKILPTILSRCQIFDFNRIQVDDISGHLNKIAQRENIAVEADGLHIIAQKADGGLRDALSMFDQIVSYTNKNLTYKSVIDNLNILDYDYYFKLTQYLTTTDVSNTLILFDEILNNGFDGNNFINGLASHLRNLLVAKDAQTTKLLEVSENIKQKYISQSQQTPVSFILTALNLANQCDLNYKNSKNQRLQVEMALIKMCHIPSVLQLASQPLTNATDNDQIKKKTNVSSAAIPITPQSPVANATPAIPVMETKPVTTPSASIPLPKKAVPSAKIVLKPSSSAQQNNAAILIPSLNGIEKKGEGQASDEPQYITGSDREPFTHEQLLFYWNEYVNIVKVANRINVYTLMSTSPPILESQEEIMVHIEHKLQEGILQEEMIDLLNFLRPRLKNFSIMIKTKQVVKEVVNRLYTSVEKYQYLIEKNPKLDDMRRRFNLDVNP; this is encoded by the coding sequence ATGGAGAATTTTATAGTATCAGCCCGTAAGTACCGCCCGGCAACGTTTGAAACCGTTGTTGGTCAGCAGCATATTACAGGTACGCTAAAAAATGCTATAAAAAACAACCAGCTGGCACAGGCCTTTCTATTTTGTGGACCAAGAGGTGTGGGTAAAACCACCTGCGCACGTATCCTTGCAAAAACAATTAACTGTACCAACTTAACACCTGAACAGGAGGCCTGTGGTACTTGTGATTCCTGCGTTTCTTTTCAAACTGGTCACTCTTTCAACTTCCATGAGCTCGATGCTGCATCGAACAATTCTGTTGATGACATCAGAAGTTTGATTGAGCAAGTACGTATACCGCCACAAGCAGGAAAATATAAAATCTATATCATTGATGAGGTGCACATGCTATCTGCAAATGCCTTCAACGCGTTCCTAAAAACGCTTGAAGAACCACCTTCCTATGCTATTTTTATATTAGCCACAACAGAAAAACACAAGATACTGCCTACAATATTATCGCGATGCCAGATCTTTGATTTCAACAGGATTCAGGTAGATGATATTTCAGGCCATTTAAATAAAATAGCTCAACGCGAAAACATAGCTGTAGAAGCCGATGGCTTGCACATCATTGCCCAAAAAGCAGATGGTGGACTAAGGGATGCCCTTTCTATGTTTGACCAGATTGTAAGTTATACCAATAAAAACCTAACTTATAAATCGGTAATCGACAACCTTAACATACTTGATTACGATTATTATTTTAAACTTACCCAATACCTTACTACTACCGATGTAAGCAATACTCTGATATTGTTTGATGAAATCCTAAACAATGGTTTCGATGGCAATAACTTCATCAATGGATTAGCCAGTCACCTGCGCAATCTATTGGTAGCTAAAGATGCGCAAACCACTAAACTTCTAGAAGTTAGTGAAAACATCAAACAGAAATACATCAGTCAGAGCCAGCAAACACCGGTATCATTTATCCTGACCGCCTTAAATCTGGCCAATCAGTGCGATCTGAATTACAAAAACAGTAAAAACCAACGGTTACAGGTTGAGATGGCTTTAATTAAAATGTGCCACATTCCATCGGTACTTCAACTAGCCAGCCAACCGCTTACCAACGCAACTGACAACGATCAGATTAAAAAAAAAACTAATGTAAGTTCTGCTGCAATACCTATAACCCCGCAAAGTCCTGTTGCCAACGCAACACCAGCTATACCGGTTATGGAGACAAAACCGGTTACTACACCATCGGCAAGTATTCCACTTCCTAAAAAAGCAGTACCATCGGCTAAAATTGTACTTAAGCCATCCTCTTCTGCTCAGCAGAATAATGCAGCAATACTAATTCCATCCTTAAACGGTATAGAAAAAAAAGGAGAAGGTCAAGCTAGCGACGAGCCACAATACATTACCGGTAGTGATCGTGAGCCCTTCACTCATGAGCAGTTATTATTTTACTGGAACGAATACGTTAACATCGTAAAAGTAGCTAACAGGATCAATGTGTATACGCTAATGAGTACCTCACCGCCGATATTAGAAAGCCAGGAAGAAATTATGGTGCATATTGAGCATAAGCTACAAGAAGGTATACTTCAGGAGGAAATGATAGATCTGCTTAATTTTTTAAGGCCAAGACTTAAAAACTTTAGCATTATGATTAAGACCAAACAAGTCGTAAAAGAGGTGGTCAACCGTTTGTACACCAGTGTCGAAAAATATCAGTATCTCATAGAGAAAAATCCCAAGTTAGATGATATGCGCCGCAGGTTTAATTTAGATGTAAATCCTTAA
- a CDS encoding AraC family transcriptional regulator yields MKNIKPGFEVIEPSFGSSFYYSKYIENLNNKAHVWHYHPEIEMVFVNGGSGKRQIGSHISYYTEGDLILIGSNLPHCGFTDTNTGNKNETVIQMKPDFLGADFLALQETRYMSDLFNKAKGGIAFGQKTKDAVGDKIEIMDEQEPFERLLTLLNVLKELEHATDYKILNAAGFSMEMQIQDNDRINMVFNYVKDHFQEEINLPAIAEMSSMTVPSFCRYFKKITKKTFTQFVNEYRIVHASKLLAEKQISIANISYESGFNNFSHFNKVFQEFTGKSASQYRKELKAVFK; encoded by the coding sequence ATGAAGAATATAAAGCCAGGATTTGAAGTTATTGAACCCTCTTTTGGAAGTTCGTTTTACTATTCAAAATATATAGAAAATCTGAACAATAAAGCTCATGTTTGGCATTATCACCCCGAAATTGAGATGGTTTTTGTAAATGGGGGATCAGGAAAGCGACAAATTGGAAGCCATATATCTTATTATACTGAGGGTGATCTCATCTTGATTGGTAGTAATTTACCTCATTGTGGCTTCACCGATACCAATACCGGAAATAAAAACGAAACCGTTATTCAAATGAAACCTGATTTTCTTGGAGCCGATTTCTTAGCTCTCCAGGAAACAAGATACATGTCCGACTTATTTAATAAGGCAAAAGGTGGTATTGCTTTTGGACAAAAAACAAAAGATGCTGTAGGTGATAAAATTGAAATAATGGATGAACAAGAGCCTTTTGAAAGACTTTTAACCTTATTAAACGTTTTAAAAGAACTGGAGCACGCTACAGATTATAAAATTTTAAATGCAGCTGGGTTTTCAATGGAAATGCAAATCCAGGACAATGACAGAATTAATATGGTCTTTAATTATGTTAAAGATCATTTTCAGGAAGAGATCAATTTACCGGCTATTGCAGAAATGTCGAGCATGACTGTCCCCTCTTTTTGCAGATATTTTAAGAAAATCACAAAAAAAACGTTTACGCAATTCGTAAACGAATATAGAATTGTACATGCATCTAAGCTTTTAGCAGAGAAACAAATCAGCATTGCAAATATTAGCTACGAAAGTGGTTTTAATAATTTCAGCCACTTTAATAAGGTGTTTCAAGAATTTACCGGCAAAAGTGCCTCGCAATATCGAAAAGAGCTCAAGGCTGTTTTCAAATAA
- the rpsF gene encoding 30S ribosomal protein S6, which translates to MNQYETVIVLTPLLSEEVAKEAIAKFSKIIADSGAEIVQEDNWGLRKLAYPIEKKASGFFHLTEYKSSGELISKLELELKRDERVLRFLTIRLDRHAVAYNEKKRSGAFNKKPKKEEVAG; encoded by the coding sequence ATGAATCAGTACGAAACTGTTATCGTTCTAACCCCGTTGTTGTCAGAAGAAGTTGCGAAAGAGGCAATTGCCAAATTCAGCAAAATCATCGCTGACAGCGGAGCCGAAATTGTTCAAGAGGACAATTGGGGTTTGAGAAAATTAGCGTATCCGATTGAGAAAAAAGCAAGCGGATTCTTCCACCTTACAGAGTACAAATCTTCTGGTGAATTAATTAGTAAATTGGAATTGGAGCTTAAGCGTGATGAGCGTGTGCTACGTTTCCTTACCATTAGATTAGACCGTCATGCGGTTGCTTATAATGAGAAGAAACGCAGTGGTGCTTTTAACAAAAAACCTAAGAAAGAGGAGGTTGCAGGATAA
- the rpsR gene encoding 30S ribosomal protein S18 gives MAKDQIQYVTAPKVDDNRKKYCRFRKNGIKYIDYKDANFLLKFINDQGKLLPRRLTGTSLKFQRKVAQAVKRARHIGLLPFVADQLK, from the coding sequence ATGGCTAAAGATCAAATACAATATGTTACTGCTCCAAAAGTGGACGATAACAGAAAAAAATATTGCCGTTTCAGAAAAAACGGGATTAAATATATTGATTACAAAGACGCAAACTTCTTGTTAAAATTCATCAATGATCAAGGTAAATTATTACCTCGCCGTTTAACCGGTACTTCATTGAAATTTCAACGTAAAGTGGCTCAAGCGGTAAAACGTGCACGTCACATTGGTTTGTTACCTTTTGTTGCTGACCAATTAAAATAG
- the rplI gene encoding 50S ribosomal protein L9, translated as MEIILKQDIKSLGEKDDIVNVKPGYGRNYLIPQGFGALATPSAKKILAENLKQAAFKQDKIKKDAEGIAERLADVKLSIGAKAGETGKIFGAVNTIMIADALKQKGFDVDRRRITFETEPKFVGEYVANLNLHKEVKVKVSFEVVAE; from the coding sequence ATGGAAATCATTTTAAAACAAGATATCAAATCCCTAGGGGAGAAAGATGATATCGTTAATGTAAAGCCAGGATATGGTCGTAATTACTTAATCCCTCAAGGATTTGGTGCTTTGGCTACTCCTTCAGCTAAAAAAATATTAGCGGAAAACTTAAAGCAAGCTGCTTTTAAACAAGATAAAATTAAGAAAGATGCTGAAGGCATTGCTGAGCGTTTAGCTGATGTTAAATTGTCTATCGGTGCTAAAGCTGGTGAAACAGGTAAGATTTTTGGTGCTGTAAATACCATTATGATTGCTGACGCATTGAAACAAAAAGGTTTTGATGTTGATCGTCGCCGTATTACTTTCGAAACTGAACCTAAATTTGTTGGTGAATATGTTGCCAACTTAAACTTACACAAAGAAGTGAAAGTTAAAGTTTCTTTCGAAGTTGTAGCTGAGTAA
- the mtgA gene encoding monofunctional biosynthetic peptidoglycan transglycosylase, whose translation MAQKKRSNSKSKQSFTKKISSIATRLFLWFLLVSVLWVLIYRFVNPPITLLMVLRNIERKSEGKPSKMEKKWVDFDDISDNMKRAAVSAEDQLFLKHIGFDVKAIEQAFKTNKKGEKVKGGSTISQQTAKNVFLWPGRSWVRKGFEAYFTLLIEMLWSKERILEVYLNVIEMGDGIYGAEAASQAYFGKSCSKLSRSQAALIAACFPNPRRWTPRNPTRYIKHRQYLIMKNMKRLGPLDF comes from the coding sequence ATGGCACAAAAGAAACGTTCGAACAGTAAATCAAAACAATCATTTACAAAAAAAATATCTTCGATAGCGACCAGGCTTTTCCTTTGGTTTTTATTGGTTAGTGTATTGTGGGTGTTAATTTACCGATTCGTTAATCCACCTATCACCTTATTGATGGTATTGCGGAATATAGAACGCAAGAGCGAAGGAAAACCATCAAAAATGGAGAAGAAATGGGTAGATTTTGATGATATATCCGATAACATGAAGCGTGCCGCTGTCTCGGCAGAAGATCAGCTGTTTTTAAAGCATATTGGTTTTGATGTTAAGGCAATAGAGCAGGCTTTTAAGACGAATAAAAAGGGCGAAAAAGTAAAAGGTGGTAGTACTATTTCACAACAAACGGCAAAGAATGTGTTTTTATGGCCTGGACGTTCCTGGGTTAGAAAAGGTTTTGAAGCTTATTTTACCCTCCTGATAGAAATGTTATGGAGTAAGGAACGGATACTTGAGGTTTACCTGAATGTAATTGAGATGGGGGATGGTATTTATGGTGCCGAAGCGGCCTCACAAGCTTATTTTGGTAAATCGTGTTCCAAATTGAGTCGTTCTCAGGCTGCTTTGATTGCTGCTTGTTTCCCAAATCCAAGAAGATGGACGCCAAGAAATCCAACACGCTACATCAAACACCGCCAGTATCTGATTATGAAAAACATGAAGAGATTGGGGCCGTTAGATTTTTAA
- a CDS encoding sigma-70 family RNA polymerase sigma factor produces MLIEEDDSYYWEQMRLGDKQALFELYNNMYFHLIRFGLKISADDELVKDCVNQIFLNLWDKRARLTPVDHVKSYLMTALKRCILDQLAYVDKMNTAMNKMGAEEEWAELSYEEIMIRLQQDDELKGKLRLAIKQLTPRQMELIQLKFFEGLTYEQIAERTSQTVKTAYNTIYDAIKTLKRLLK; encoded by the coding sequence ATGCTGATTGAGGAAGATGATAGCTATTATTGGGAACAAATGCGCCTTGGAGATAAGCAGGCGTTGTTTGAACTGTACAATAATATGTACTTCCACCTCATCCGTTTCGGATTGAAGATTAGTGCTGATGATGAGTTGGTAAAGGACTGCGTAAATCAGATCTTTCTAAATTTATGGGATAAAAGAGCGCGTTTAACCCCCGTTGATCATGTAAAATCTTACCTTATGACTGCTTTAAAAAGGTGTATCCTGGATCAGTTGGCTTATGTTGATAAGATGAATACAGCGATGAATAAGATGGGGGCTGAAGAAGAATGGGCTGAACTATCTTATGAAGAAATCATGATCAGACTACAACAGGATGATGAATTGAAAGGTAAACTGAGGCTAGCCATTAAACAACTTACACCTAGACAAATGGAATTGATCCAACTAAAGTTTTTTGAGGGTTTAACTTACGAACAAATCGCAGAAAGGACTTCTCAAACGGTAAAAACAGCATATAATACCATTTACGATGCAATTAAAACACTAAAAAGGCTGTTAAAATAA
- a CDS encoding DUF4974 domain-containing protein, which translates to MQFPNENFLVEDLVCSESFQQYCLGASLAEQLSWNEWIAQHPGRLEDIEYAKKIVCLLSLNQGSRIEQLKQLRSGIKQHEVFQRNLSFDNASGNDLSVVKPKRTKLYKYIGGVAAAVAILISFYFIRNQSSIPRLPIDTEQQAMLVVNSGGAARKTVVLEDGTIITLARESSIKVLKRFNTDKRELWLNGEAFFDVKHDASRPFTVHTPFDEVRVLGTTFNVKAYPGSPAMETSLIKGSVQVNSKQYAGYSVILKPNQKLISTKVTDLVADNNPKSHFVVSSLKNRRPDQPPVELKWVKTRLDIDNQPLSVIVSKLQNWYGIEILITDDKVKDYRYSGIFENETLMKTLEALQLSYPFTFKMEQDKIIISK; encoded by the coding sequence ATGCAGTTTCCTAATGAGAATTTTTTGGTTGAAGACTTAGTTTGCAGCGAGTCTTTTCAGCAATATTGTCTTGGAGCTAGTTTGGCTGAACAACTTTCCTGGAATGAATGGATTGCCCAACATCCGGGGCGTTTGGAAGATATTGAATATGCAAAAAAAATAGTTTGTTTGTTAAGCTTAAATCAGGGCAGTCGCATTGAACAGCTAAAACAGTTGCGGTCCGGGATTAAACAACATGAGGTATTCCAGCGTAATTTATCGTTTGATAATGCTTCAGGTAATGATTTGAGCGTTGTTAAGCCTAAGCGAACAAAACTTTATAAATATATCGGTGGCGTTGCTGCTGCCGTAGCCATTTTGATTTCATTTTACTTTATCCGCAACCAATCTTCTATTCCACGTTTACCAATAGATACAGAACAACAAGCTATGCTGGTTGTTAATTCGGGTGGTGCAGCAAGGAAAACTGTGGTGTTGGAAGACGGGACTATAATTACACTGGCAAGAGAGAGCTCTATTAAGGTACTAAAGCGATTTAATACAGATAAGCGAGAACTTTGGCTTAATGGCGAAGCCTTTTTCGATGTGAAGCATGATGCTTCAAGGCCATTTACGGTACATACTCCTTTTGATGAAGTAAGGGTATTGGGTACAACTTTTAATGTAAAAGCATACCCGGGGTCTCCGGCTATGGAAACTTCATTGATTAAAGGAAGTGTACAGGTTAACTCAAAGCAATATGCGGGATATTCTGTGATACTAAAACCCAATCAGAAGCTAATCAGTACCAAGGTAACGGATCTGGTTGCTGACAATAACCCTAAATCACATTTTGTCGTTTCATCTCTTAAAAATAGGCGCCCTGACCAGCCGCCTGTTGAATTGAAATGGGTTAAGACCCGTCTGGATATTGATAACCAGCCATTATCTGTCATTGTTAGCAAACTTCAGAATTGGTATGGTATTGAAATTCTGATTACGGATGACAAAGTAAAGGATTATCGCTATTCGGGCATTTTTGAAAATGAGACCTTAATGAAAACATTAGAGGCGCTCCAGTTATCTTATCCATTTACTTTCAAAATGGAACAGGATAAGATCATTATCAGTAAATAA
- a CDS encoding TonB-dependent receptor: MRKTLLLEHLGKCSITSDLLLRIKLTGFIVLMMCMQVSAGSFAQQKISINASQASIKSLLKEIEKQTEYRFVYSHNTLSNDKRITLNVNDASLDETMRSLLKETVLTYTLKESNLVIIYPSAMQERRDIIVKGKVTDEDGMNLPGVSVKVSGLSVATATDGNGAFTIRVPDATASLEFSSVGFLKQVVTVGNKTVINVTLKADSRGLQEVVVTGYTNYKKDQSASATTLVTADKINQVPGLTLDQILQGRVPGMSVISSSGQPGQSAAIVIRGLSSINGSQSPLMILDGVPIEAGYFQTINPEDIESATVLKDASATALYGSRGSNGVIVYTTKKGKAGKVAINYVSQYGFSNLSRPNFVMMNTDQRLRFEEEIGMQIGRNIGPGWTYSPNNPSYAAGTAATRARADFVLDSLRHINTDWRDIFFRKGKFQEQQVSVSGGNDKIRFYNSLNYYKQDGVAKRTGLERYALRSNLDFHDDKFSGSVNLSLGYSQSSFIDGDGSTSAGTPMSAVYYALPYEYPYASDGTLVHPGISGQAKYNILDQREGTLALERLLNSSNKTDQFKSIVGMSFAYQILASLKATTRLGIDYRNSSDEAFINPDSYYGSRSNSNTLGGKGRLDETSRRNFNIVTTTGLTYAKTFNSVHDLEVSGFYEYLYNNYKSFGYTGFGIDGRLPETPAGVNVSTVFLPSLGGSKDRNALISFMGVARYTFDSKYTLTGSYRYDGSTTVVPKNHWKGFYSIGANWNAKREDFLKDVEMVSDLRVRASYGTTASPFKGSFNYQASYGNTTYGGNTGIRAGLAGNIDYDWEYVKTFNTGFDLNLFSTNRLRLSADYYNKTTYNMFINQPPSAVAGFEILPLSSGEMRNRGVEFDISGDVVKTKDFTWTIGANAGYNKNKILRVSDVVDNFPDGDTRIIKVGLPYGTYYAPEWAGVKPQTGEAQYYNLDGTITTDYNVNTQSTTKSGSFFPTFTGGFNTSLSYKGFSASALFSFVSNVMRWNNEDLYNENQRYATSNQSVRMLENRWKKPGDSGDQAILQRYDIPRNFTSKDIQDASYLRLRNVVLGYSLPKSILDKTKFIKGFKVFVQGENLYTWTSWRGLDPENNSVYGRFQYPNTRTYTFGFNVNF; encoded by the coding sequence ATGAGAAAAACTCTACTTCTAGAACATTTGGGTAAGTGTTCGATAACCAGTGACTTACTCTTAAGAATTAAGCTTACTGGTTTTATTGTGCTTATGATGTGTATGCAGGTATCTGCTGGGAGCTTTGCACAGCAAAAAATAAGCATTAATGCGAGCCAGGCTAGTATCAAAAGCCTGCTTAAAGAGATTGAAAAACAAACGGAATACCGATTTGTGTACAGTCATAATACCTTGTCAAATGACAAAAGGATCACACTAAATGTGAATGATGCTTCACTTGATGAAACTATGCGGTCTTTACTGAAAGAGACGGTACTTACTTATACATTAAAAGAAAGTAATCTGGTGATTATATATCCTTCTGCTATGCAGGAAAGAAGAGATATTATAGTGAAAGGAAAGGTAACTGATGAGGATGGAATGAATTTGCCAGGTGTTTCTGTGAAGGTTTCCGGTTTATCGGTTGCCACTGCAACGGATGGCAATGGTGCATTTACCATCAGGGTTCCTGATGCAACTGCAAGTCTTGAGTTTTCATCCGTAGGTTTTTTAAAGCAAGTTGTTACTGTTGGGAATAAAACTGTAATTAATGTTACGCTAAAAGCGGATAGCCGCGGACTTCAAGAGGTAGTAGTAACAGGTTACACCAATTATAAAAAGGATCAATCTGCCAGTGCCACTACATTGGTTACGGCAGACAAGATCAATCAGGTTCCTGGGCTAACCTTAGATCAGATTTTACAGGGACGGGTACCAGGAATGAGTGTGATTTCATCATCTGGACAGCCTGGCCAAAGCGCAGCAATTGTTATAAGGGGGCTTAGTAGTATTAATGGTTCTCAAAGCCCACTGATGATTTTGGATGGTGTGCCAATTGAGGCTGGATATTTCCAAACGATTAATCCAGAGGATATTGAGTCGGCTACAGTTTTAAAAGACGCTTCTGCTACTGCGCTATATGGTTCGAGAGGATCAAATGGTGTAATTGTCTATACAACTAAAAAGGGTAAAGCGGGTAAAGTTGCGATAAACTATGTTTCGCAATATGGTTTTTCTAACCTGAGCAGACCTAATTTTGTGATGATGAATACCGATCAACGTTTGCGCTTTGAGGAAGAAATTGGAATGCAAATAGGCCGAAATATTGGTCCGGGATGGACTTATTCTCCAAATAATCCTAGTTATGCAGCGGGGACGGCGGCAACGCGTGCACGCGCGGATTTTGTACTGGATAGTTTAAGACATATCAATACAGACTGGCGTGATATATTTTTTAGAAAGGGGAAATTTCAGGAACAGCAGGTAAGTGTGAGCGGTGGAAATGATAAGATCCGTTTTTACAACTCTCTAAATTATTACAAGCAGGATGGAGTTGCAAAGCGTACTGGTTTGGAGCGTTATGCTTTGAGAAGCAATTTAGATTTTCATGATGATAAATTTAGTGGAAGCGTAAATCTATCTTTAGGTTATTCTCAATCTAGTTTTATAGATGGAGACGGTAGTACCAGTGCAGGAACACCAATGTCGGCTGTATATTATGCATTGCCCTATGAATATCCTTATGCTTCTGATGGTACATTGGTACATCCGGGAATCAGTGGACAAGCTAAATACAACATATTGGATCAACGTGAAGGTACGCTGGCCTTAGAAAGGTTGTTAAACTCGAGTAATAAAACTGATCAGTTTAAATCTATTGTTGGGATGTCTTTTGCTTATCAGATTTTAGCTTCCTTAAAGGCAACGACAAGGTTGGGGATTGATTATAGAAACTCATCTGACGAAGCCTTTATTAATCCGGATTCTTATTATGGTTCGAGATCTAACAGCAATACCCTTGGTGGAAAGGGGCGATTGGATGAAACCAGCCGCAGGAATTTTAATATCGTGACCACAACAGGTTTAACCTATGCCAAAACATTCAATAGCGTTCATGATTTAGAGGTTTCTGGTTTTTACGAATATTTATACAACAATTATAAATCTTTCGGTTATACTGGGTTTGGTATTGATGGGCGTTTGCCTGAGACCCCTGCCGGTGTGAATGTTAGTACTGTCTTTTTGCCTTCATTAGGTGGGAGCAAGGACAGAAATGCATTAATTTCATTTATGGGAGTTGCCCGATATACTTTTGATAGTAAATATACACTTACGGGAAGTTATCGTTACGATGGCTCTACTACGGTGGTGCCCAAAAATCATTGGAAAGGATTTTATTCTATTGGCGCCAACTGGAATGCTAAACGAGAAGATTTTTTAAAAGACGTAGAGATGGTTTCGGATTTAAGGGTTAGAGCAAGTTATGGTACAACAGCTAGTCCTTTTAAAGGAAGTTTTAATTACCAGGCTTCTTACGGTAATACAACTTATGGTGGTAATACCGGGATACGTGCTGGGCTAGCGGGAAATATAGACTACGACTGGGAATATGTGAAAACATTTAATACTGGTTTCGATTTAAATTTGTTTAGTACCAACAGGTTACGTTTAAGTGCTGATTACTACAATAAAACTACCTACAACATGTTTATCAATCAGCCACCATCAGCTGTAGCCGGTTTTGAAATATTGCCATTAAGCTCGGGAGAAATGCGGAATAGGGGTGTTGAATTCGACATTAGTGGCGATGTTGTTAAAACGAAAGATTTTACCTGGACTATTGGTGCAAATGCGGGATACAATAAAAATAAGATCCTGCGTGTAAGCGATGTTGTCGATAATTTTCCAGATGGGGATACTCGGATTATAAAGGTAGGCTTGCCTTATGGTACTTACTATGCGCCAGAATGGGCGGGGGTGAAGCCGCAAACCGGAGAAGCACAGTATTATAATCTTGATGGAACAATTACTACAGATTATAATGTAAATACGCAAAGTACAACTAAGTCGGGAAGCTTCTTTCCAACTTTTACGGGTGGCTTTAATACTTCTTTAAGTTATAAAGGGTTCAGTGCATCGGCATTGTTCTCTTTTGTATCGAATGTGATGCGTTGGAACAATGAGGATCTTTATAATGAAAATCAACGTTATGCAACCAGTAATCAGTCGGTTAGGATGTTAGAGAACCGCTGGAAAAAGCCGGGAGATTCGGGCGATCAGGCGATCCTTCAACGATATGATATTCCTAGAAACTTTACTTCTAAGGATATTCAAGATGCTTCTTATTTAAGGTTAAGAAACGTAGTCCTGGGCTACTCGCTTCCAAAAAGCATTTTAGATAAAACTAAGTTCATCAAGGGCTTTAAGGTTTTTGTTCAGGGCGAAAATTTATATACCTGGACAAGTTGGAGAGGTTTGGATCCTGAAAATAATTCAGTGTATGGAAGGTTCCAATATCCCAATACCAGAACTTATACCTTCGGTTTTAATGTTAACTTTTAA